In the Clavelina lepadiformis chromosome 8, kaClaLepa1.1, whole genome shotgun sequence genome, one interval contains:
- the LOC143469576 gene encoding eukaryotic translation initiation factor 3 subunit G-like: protein MVSWADASENEKTSWADQVEEEETVEFSKEGDLPPSSQKIVGNIKTVIEYKYNDDDKKVKVIRKYKIETKKTSKSVARRKLLKKFGLSVNDSSGPQRATTMVSEDVQMQFVTNREEEMLQEQEDPTLSKFKHQLQYYMFFKNFKGTAQKDRADEGDKPETDDTTTTAPAAPGKYVPPSMRSGGNTAGSSMPMGRGNRDEQATIRVTNLSEETKESDLQELFKPFGPIQRIYLAKDKHTQQSKGFAFINFYNRDDAAKAIKSVCGFGYDHLILNVEWAKPSTPAGTS from the exons atgGTGAGTTGGGCTGATGCATCTGAAAATGAAAAGACAAGCTGGGCAGATCAAGTAGAAGAGGAAGAAACTGTGGAGTTCAGCAAAGAAGGGGATTTACCTCCCAGTTCACAAAAGATTGTTGGCAATATTAAAACTGTAATAGAGTACAAATATAACGACGATGACAAGAAGGTTAAG GTTATACGAAAgtataaaattgaaacaaagaaaacttcAAAGTCTGTAGCTAgaagaaagcttttaaaaaaatttggattGTCAGTGAATGATTCGTCTGGACCCCAGAGAGCTACTACTATGGTGTCTGAG GATGTGCAGATGCAGTTTGTTACGAATCGTGAAGAAGAAATGCTACAAGAGCAGGAggatccaactttatcaaaatttaaacatcaATTGCAATATtacatgtttttcaaaaatttcaaagggACTGCTCAGAAAG ATCGGGCAGATGAAGGCGATAAGCCAGAAACTGATGACACGACTACCACTGCGCCTGCTGCTCCAGGAAAATATGTTCCTCCAAGCATGAGAAGTGGAGGCAATACAGCTGGATCTTCCATGCCTATGGGTAGAGGCAACAGAG ACGAACAAGCTACCATTCGAGTTACCAATCTTTCAGAAGAAACCAAGGAATCTGATTTGCAGGAGTTGTTTAAACCATTTGGGCCTATTCAACGAATTTATCTTGCTAAAGACAAGCATACCCAACAGTCTAAG GGATTTGCattcataaatttttacaatcgAGATGATGCAGCCAAAGCTATCAAGTCTGTTTGCGGTTTTGGATATGACCATCTCATTCTTAATGTGGAATGGGCCAA GCCTTCCACCCCAGCAGGAACAAGCTGA